The following coding sequences are from one Plasmodium knowlesi strain H genome assembly, chromosome: 9 window:
- a CDS encoding heat shock protein 90, putative yields the protein MSLSKFARSTLQINKTCGVVEAQTKNKAAAATCRGLRKISTGSHVYNKWYAQLIAKELSRRGGLVRSFSSNGESYEFKAETKKLLQIVAHSLYTDKEVFIRELISNSSDALEKRRFTQTASIRSVDDTVANEAGEIPLHIKVSADAKKNLFIIEDSGIGMNKEEVIENLGTIAKSGSLNFLNALKERSRNATEESKNSSDPSGEKSEISQPGDNIIGQFGVGFYSSFVVSDEVEVFTRSHDANSVGYHWKSDGNGTFTLKEVEDLPRGTKIVCHLKESCKEFSNIHRVQEIVEKFSSFINFPVYIVNRKKDVKGSSRLVKGDDMQNEESSSLPQEGLHKDVEKEKAMDGTTEVEDSTTAADTSKGETESLTDEVQINNQKPLWCKENVTEEEHNKFFKFLTKNKNYGDDKGYVYKVLYKTDAPMSIKSVFYIPEEAPSRLFQQSNEIEVSLYCKKVLVKKNADNIIPKWLHFVKGVIDCEDMPLNISRENMQDSTLINKISRVVVTKILKTLEKESTNDEDKYRKFYTNYSYYLKEGVLEDSSNNFYKNTLMNLLRFYSIEQRKNISLKDYVANFKNSQKKIYYFCVNELNVALSSPYMEPFKKQGVDVLLLFEEIDEFVLMNLQEFNGAKFVSIDSSQNEDFDQELLNSNRADGAKAGDKDEASDEARKNGIFNDSQKSELAKYFKDVLGSKCSDVKFSDRLTESPAVVTGFLSPTLRKVMKATMKNSSFQDNNMLNNLPATLELNPSHTIVTSIFHLKNTNQDVAKLLVQQLYDNACIAAGILEDPRSLLTKLNELLLLTARYAYHYEKNADGVSGVQEDPSPSEPSAGNVDRTIPATEASPAQADDEENSAKEAHASKL from the coding sequence ATGAGTCTGTCAAAGTTCGCCCGATCCACTCTGCAGATAAACAAAACATGTGGAGTAGTCGAAGCACAGACGAAGAACAAGGCAGCGGCTGCCACGTGTAGAGGACTACGGAAAATTAGCACCGGTAGCCATGTCTACAACAAATGGTATGCTCAACTAATTGCCAAGGAACTGAGCAGGCGTGGAGGCTTGGTGAGGAGTTTTAGCAGCAATGGAGAAAGTTACGAATTTAAAGCAGAGACCAAGAAGCTGCTACAAATAGTTGCCCATTCTCTGTACACAGATAAAGAAGTATTTATTAGGGAGCTTATTAGTAACTCCTCTGAtgctttggaaaaaaggaggtttaCTCAAACTGCATCCATCAGAAGTGTAGATGATACGGTAGCAAATGAAGCAGGTGAAATTCCCCTACACATCAAGGTGTCAGCGGatgcgaagaaaaatttattcataaTTGAGGACAGTGGAATTGGTATGAACAAGGAAGAGGTGATTGAGAACTTGGGAACGATAGCGAAAAGTGGTTCTCTAAACTTCCTAAATGCATTAAAGGAGAGAAGCCGAAACGCAACTGAGGAGAGTAAAAACTCTTCTGATCCATCAGGTGAAAAGAGCGAGATTTCCCAACCTGGAGATAACATCATTGGACAATTTGGTGTAGGCTTCTACAGTTCCTTTGTCGTTTCAGATGAAGTAGAAGTTTTCACAAGATCACATGATGCGAACTCAGTTGGTTATCACTGGAAATCTGATGGAAATGGAACTTTCACTTTGAAGGAAGTGGAGGATCTCCCCAGAGGTACCAAAATTGTTTGCCACCTTAAGGAGAGCTGTAAAGAATTTTCTAACATCCATAGGGTTCAAGAAATTGTGGAGAAATTTTCCTCGTTCATTAACTTTCCAGTTTATATCGTCAATAGGAAGAAGGACGTAAAGGGCAGCAGTCGCTTGGTGAAGGGAGACGACATGCAGAATGAGGAATCCTCCTCTCTCCCACAAGAGGGACTTCACAAGGAtgtggaaaaggagaaagcgATGGACGGGACAACAGAAGTGGAGGATTCTACAACCGCTGCAGATACGTCTAAAGGGGAAACAGAAAGCTTGACAGATGAAGTGCAAATAAATAATCAGAAACCTTTATGGTGCAAAGAGAACGTGACGGAAGAAGAACAcaataaatttttcaaatttttaacaaagaATAAAAACTACGGTGATGACAAAGGGTATGTGTACAAAGTGTTATACAAAACAGACGCGCCTATGTCTATAAAGAGTGTCTTCTACATCCCAGAGGAAGCACCATCTAGATTGTTTCAACAAAGCAACGAAATTGAAGTTTCCCTTTACTGCAAAAAGGTATTGGTGAAGAAAAACGCAGATAACATAATTCCAAAGTGGTTACATTTCGTTAAGGGAGTAATTGACTGTGAGGATATGCCACTTAACATTAGCCGAGAGAACATGCAAGACAGCACGttgataaataaaatatccaGGGTAGTAGTTACCAAAATATTGAAAACTCTAGAGAAAGAATCCACAAATGATGAAGACAAATATCGAAAGTTTTACACCAACTATAGCTACTACTTGAAGGAGGGAGTGCTTGAAGATTCctcaaataatttttacaaaaatacatTGATGAATCTGTTACGATTTTACTCTATCGAACAGAGGAAGAACATTTCATTGAAGGATTATGTAgccaattttaaaaattcacagaaaaaaatatactacTTTTGCGTGAACGAGTTAAATGTGGCTTTGTCATCCCCCTACATGGAGCCTTTCAAAAAGCAGGGAGTTGatgtccttcttctttttgaagaaattgaTGAATTTGTACTCATGAATCTACAGGAATTTAATGGGGCCAAATTCGTTTCCATCGACTCGTCTCAGAATGAAGACTTCGACCAGGAGCTCCTCAATTCTAACAGGGCAGATGGAGCTAAAGCAGGCGACAAGGATGAAGCTTCCGACGAAGCAAGAAAAAACGGGATCTTTAATGATAGCCAAAAAAGTGAGCTAGCTAAATATTTCAAAGACGTTTTGGGTTCTAAATGCTCAGATGTGAAATTCTCTGACCGCTTAACAGAATCTCCTGCAGTGGTTACTGGATTCTTATCCCCCACACTGAGGAAGGTTATGAAGGCTACCATGAAGAATAGCTCTTTCCAGGACAATAACATGTTGAATAATTTACCTGCCACTTTGGAGTTAAATCCCTCGCATACCATTGTCACCTCCATTTTTCACCTCAAAAATACAAACCAGGATGTGGCAAAATTGTTGGTTCAACAGCTCTACGATAATGCTTGCATCGCTGCGGGTATTTTGGAAGACCCACGTTCCCTATTGACGAAATTGAACGAACTTCTTCTGCTCACTGCTAGGTATGCTTACCATTATGAGAAGAATGCCGATGGAGTGTCAGGTGTTCAGGAGGATCCATCCCCCAGTGAGCCCAGCGCCGGCAACGTAGACAGAACCATCCCCGCTACTGAGGCTAGCCCCGCCCAGGCCGACGATGAGGAAAACTCTGCCAAGGAGGCCCATGCATCCAAATTGTAA
- a CDS encoding haloacid dehalogenase-like hydrolase, putative: protein MDGEKCFYITEKGKKQNFKNIKLITFDLDHTIWNIDGLLNYADGECYKYMKKNYKRSYDYLQKEYGLSITKLVKELLENKIHLNKDGVQILTNIRIDALKFLAQKTNYDEVKFVSEIQELWKKKKNDVHLFISPGTLEYLRELKNRGYILGAITNGDSDVNAIKFLNEIFTFVIRSMDYNYSKPSVEIFNIAENLLKRKNLHFGIDQWMHVGDDVYTDIIGAKNKNINCAWITMYRDGNEVSPNDWYSYLKLKLEKNSDTTLPQYDPFADSLFSRFRKRDVILPYDYIDIEIRHCRDLDAILT, encoded by the coding sequence ATGGACGGGGAGAAATGTTTCTACATCacggagaaggggaagaagcaaaaCTTCAAAAACATCAAGCTGATCACCTTCGACCTGGATCACACCATATGGAACATCGATGGCCTGCTCAACTATGCAGACGGGGAGTGCTACAagtacatgaaaaaaaattacaagaGGTCGTATGACTACCTTCAGAAGGAGTATGGGCTATCCATTACtaaattggtgaaggagttgttggaaaataaaatacatcTGAATAAGGATGGGGTTCAAATTCTAACAAACATTCGAATTGAtgcattaaaatttttagcgcaaaaaacaaattacgATGAAGTGAAATTCGTATCGGAGATCCAGGAGctttggaagaagaagaagaacgatGTGCATTTATTTATCAGTCCAGGGACTTTAGAATATCTGAGAGAATTGAAAAATAGGGGATATATCTTAGGAGCCATCACAAATGGAGATTCAGATGTAAATGCaatcaaatttttaaatgaaatttttacTTTCGTCATTAGGTCAATGGATTATAATTATTCAAAACCTAGTGTAGAGATTTTTAACATAGCAGAGAATcttttgaaaaggaaaaacctaCACTTTGGAATTGATCAGTGGATGCATGTAGGCGACGATGTCTACACCGATATCATTGgcgcaaaaaataaaaatattaactgTGCCTGGATTACAATGTATAGGGATGGTAATGAGGTTTCCCCTAATGACTGGTACTCCTACTTGAAGTTgaaactggaaaaaaacTCCGACACAACTCTACCTCAATACGATCCCTTTGCGGATAGTCTTTTCTCTCGTTTTCGAAAGAGGGATGTCATTCTTCCATATGATTACATTGATATCGAGATTCGTCACTGTCGAGACTTGGATGCCATCCTAACTTAG
- a CDS encoding AP-1 complex subunit sigma, putative, with amino-acid sequence MIQFVLLISRQGKTRLAKWYIPLSQKEKAKIIRETSQITLNRTPKLCNFVEWREYKLVFKRYASLFFIACIDKGDNELITLEIIHHYVEILDKYFGNVCELDLIFNFHKAYYLLDEILVTGELQESSKKNILRVVSAQDSLMEDTKSSKKLGSLI; translated from the exons ATGATTCAGTTCGTGCTTCTCATCAGTCGGCAGGGGAAAACGAGACTAGCGAAATGGTACATCCCATTGTCGCAAAAGGAGAAGGCGAAAATAATTAGGGAGACTTCCCAAATTACGCTGAACAGAACACCCAAACTTTGCAACTTTGTGGAGTGGCGAGAGTACAAGCTCGTTTTTAAAAG GTACGCAAGCCTCTTCTTCATCGCCTGCATTGACAAAGGAGACAACGAACTAATTACCCTGGAAATCATCCACCACTACGTAGAAATTCTGGACAAGTACTTTGGCAACGTATGTGAGTTGGACTTAATATTTAATTTCCACAAGGCGTACTATCTACTGGACGAGATATTAGTGACAGGAGAACTGCAGGAGAGTAGCAAGAAGAATATCCTGCGGGTGGTCTCCGCGCAGGATTCCCTGATGGAGGACACCAAAAGTAGCAAGAAGTTGGGCTCACTCATTTGA